Below is a genomic region from Salvelinus fontinalis isolate EN_2023a chromosome 38, ASM2944872v1, whole genome shotgun sequence.
AATGACTAGGGACTTGAGTCACGATATGTTCAGTCATTCAATGGTTGACACAACTCGTGTGTGAAGCCTCAATGCAAGAAAGTCACTGGTCATCTCATAGTTTGTTCGGGTGGTGTTTGtttactacagatgtaggatgttaattttatcactcttttgttgctgagaattttcctgcacagcaggaaatgcaaacgtgTAGTGCATCTgagatttaaaaaggcttctaaggtttgtaatttccacttaaaaaATGGCAGACTTGActtgccctaacaaaaaatgtatcaactcctACAAAAAAAGTTGATTAATTCTAatgcacataataattcacattcttGTTGCTGCCAGATTATTTTCATGCCGTAGCAAACTGGTtccaattaagatcctacatctgtatctcTGCCGCTTATAGTAGGTCTAGTTCttgtgtctatgttttgtattatgAATGACATTAAGTGGACAGATTGATTAAAGGATATTCACTCATGGCCCTGACATCATTGTTTTCTTGTATGTTTGCAGGGAACACTGTGGGGGCCAATGTCACTGAGTTGGACACCCCAGCCAACGTGACATCCCTGTCCAGTAAGGTGGAGGAAGCGGCCAAAGTGAATGATGTCCTTACCAAGGTGACCGGCATCAGCAGCTCAGTCAGCCCCGTCGTCGCGGTAACCCAGAGGCCCGGCCACATGCCCCTCTCCGAAGAGGAGCAAGGCAGCGGCATGCTGGGAGAAGGGGTGTTGCCAGccgaggaggaggtggtggcccCGCCCAGGATCAGCCCTGACTCAGCAGAGACAGAGCTTCTGCTGCCTAGCAACCCCCGTGGcacggaggaggaagaggatgaagaggagcaCACCAACCCACCGTGGCTGAACGCCAGAGACAACGTCTTCGACCTGGACCGCCACTTCCAAGAAGAAGTAGCCAATCTGGCCACCACCACTGCCCCTCCACCCGCCGCTGCTAACCCCTCCCGCCCGGACGTCCTCACGGTGGACTTCTTCGACCCCGCCTCTCGCGGCCGTGGCCTGGACCTagccccaccctctccctcctctttggCCCACGAGCTCCAGGGTGGCGACCCCACTTCCTGGGCCATGCCAGACAACTACGACTACCTCACGCCGTATGAAGACGGTGCGTCGCCCACCCCTGATGAGTACTCATACAGCACCACTACTGATACCTTGGATGGGGATGACGACTTGAGGCTAACTGCCGGGCCTCCATCGCGCTCCAGGCCCAGGGCTCCCCCAGGTTCCGGCTTCTTCACCCCAGACAAGAGGCTGCCCAGTGgggatgctgctgctgctccagagGGCCCTGCGGCAGCCCCTCCAGCGTTACCCGTGGATGGCTCAGACGGGGCCGGTGGCTGCCGCCAGGGCTATGTGAAACAGAATGGAACCTGCCGCTCCCCCTGCGACACACTGCCCAGCTACTGCTTCAACGGAGGCCAGTGCTACCTACTGGACAGCATGGGGGTCTTCTGCAGGTGAGAGATGGAATgagcgcactcacacacacacacacacacacacacacacacacacacacacacacacacacacacacacacacacacacacacacacacacacacacacacacacacacacacacacacacacacacacacacagccatcacGCCCTTACATCATAGGCAAGGCAAGGCATCCAGATGGAAGGAATCAAATTTACTAACATATCAGAGATAAACATTGAACCCAATAAAACCCATCAACATTACAATGACAGATATCTACACCCTTGACAATGTGTTTAGAAAGTATGAGCTAGCCTGATGAGTGAATGAGATGGATGATGGAAAACAgttccccatcacacacacacacacacacacacacacacacacacacacacacacacacacacacacacacacagacagacagacagacagacagacagacagacagacagacagacagacagacagacagacagacagacagacagacagacagacagacagacagacagacagacagacagacagacagacagacagacagacagagagagagagagagagagagagagagagagagagagagagagagagacagagacagaaagagatatagagagagaaaacCCTATATCCATGTAAATGAAAATTGGGCTCCCATATGAAGCAGCTCAGTGATTTAGTCTAGAGAATATAAAGCAACACGTGTTCCTGGATGCTTTACAGAGACCTTTATGAGGATACGTCCATTGTTTTGCATGATCAATTTCAACCATCCGGTTCTAGTGTGGTAGTCACGCGACCCACACGTGCACAATCAATCACTcaatcaatcacacacacacacgcacacgcacacgcacacgcacacgcacacgcacacgcacacacacacacacacacacacacacacacacacacacacacacacacacacacacacacacacagccatcacGCCCTTACATCATAGGCAAGGCATCCAGATGGAAGGAATCAAATTTACTAACAAATCAGAGATAAACATTGAACCCAATAAAACCCATCAACATTACAATGACAGATATCTACACCCTTGACAATGTGTTTAGAAAGTATGAGCTAGCCTGATGAGTGAATGAGATGGATGATGGAAAACAgttccccatcacacacacacacacacacacacacagagagacagacagacagacagacagacagacagacagacagagatatagagagagaaaacCCTATATCCATGTAAATGAAAATTGGGCTCCCATATGAAGCAGCTCAGTGATTTAGACTAGAGAATATAAAGCAACACGTGTTCCTGGATGCTTTACAGAGACCTTTATGAGGATACGTCCATTGTTTTGCATGATCAATTTCAACCATCCGGTTCTAGTGTGGTAGTCACGCGACCCACACGTGCACAAtcaatcactcacacacacacacacacacacacacacacacacacacacacacacacacacacacacacacacacacacacacacacacacacacacacacacacacacacacacacacacacacacacacacacacacacacataaattctATTTCCATATTCTATTTTATTTTCTTGCCCTAATTCTATTTCCAAATTTTAGGCATTATGTGAGTATGGTCAACACTGGCCAAGAACCACAGCCTATCAGTCTCAACCTCAGACAATGTATAATACCGTTTTTTTCAGTCGCTTTGGTGCTAAGTATGTGGCGAATTTTCTAAACTCTTAGGAATGATAATGATGATATCTTCTCAATTTAGTTATTTTAACAaccagttaatccaatagcaaaaaAATGCAAGATACTGTACATGTTTCAAAATGTTCCTTTGAATGCaatatgctacagtactgtacattacagaatattacactgttttcacattaggcaataTCAACCAAAATGGAAAATCAAATTTCCATCATTTCTATCCTATGTGTGATCAAAGGTGTGTGATAATTGAAGACATCTTTCACAATCATTGATGCAAAAATATATTGTTGAGATGCCATTACAATATAGGTGTACTGTAATcaaatgaaagaaatgaaaggaATGAAAGAAACATAATGTTTAGCAGCCACTAGTTTGCATCAAGCCAGTAGAGCATATGTCTGTAGGTTCTCGTCGACATCCCAGTAAATGTCCTCATTGTTCATGCACCTGTGGATTTTTTTGGGGCATGGTGAATCCAAgcttgacatacagtaccagtcaaaggtttggacacacctagcattcaagggtttttctttatttttactattttctacattgtagaataataatgaagacatcaacactatgaaataacacatatggaatcatgtagtaaccaaaaaagtgttaaacaaatcaaaatacctgttatattttatattcttcaaagcagccaccctttgccttgataacagctttgcacactgatGTCATTACATGCTTCGTCCATGGCCTGGCGGAGGGTAGCATGCTCATGGGGATGAcaatcatacaccttccacttgtattgtaatcatgtattgtattttacagtattgtattgtacGTATGTATTGcagtggtcctgtgtggctcagttacAGCATTAAGAGTATGGCACTAGCAACACCAGGGTGGTCGGTTTGATTCCCACTGGGGTCACATGCAAAAATGTGTGGACTCACTgttgtcactttggataaaaataCCTGCTtcgtaaatggcatatattacagtactgtatttgcCAATGCAATTTTAGTAAAGAAAAATACCCCAGCAACTTCATTTTGGATATATGTTCACAGTATAGGGgattcattacatacagtacatctctgaTCTTGTCattgtctgattttttaaatgtactgtGAAGTAACATCAGAATAGtggtaacagtacagtacagtatatatcaTACTTCACATGTTTCTACTTAACAAACATACGTTTTCATTGTACTTCTCAAAATCTGCAGTAGACCAACCAATATAAAATCTACAGGTTTACCAAACGGTTAAGTGATTATCAATTAACAGCGGTCGGATTAAGTaatagtaaaatgtattttaacaaaTTAGAAGAGAATCATATCAAAAGTTATGTGAGCATTTCATTGTAAAAGGCAATTTCTTTAAATGAACATGTATTGCAATGTGAAACAtgtatttctagatgaaacactgaTTAAGTTTGGTGAAAGGGTGGTTGTGTGATTTTGTGTGTTTTACAAGGTTCCCAATCCTGGTGCATTGATACCAGGCCAACAGATCTTTATGGAGGTCACCATGAGGAGAACGTGTAAGCCAGGTTACATGAGTAGGAAAAACCATGACATGTCATCATGTTAGGTTGAGGATTAATACGGTTACTGGGGTGGATGGGGGAGGAGGGGCTGGTTGGTTGGAATAAGATGTTAGACAGAGAAATCTTGTGGTATTCTGCCTCAGCCATCAAACGAGCGGCATTGATTCATCCATTACGTCAGGTAACATGGTGTTAGGTTCTAATTATCAGAGTAAGAACTTGACGGACACTATGAAAGAtaaaaccaagtttattcatccCAAAGGGTCAAACAGCTGTACAGACAAAAGAcatattcacacaagcactgatatttaaccctttctcctatgCTGAGTCGCCTACATATCTGAACAGCCAATGCacctctgttgctagacagaaccttagtgatacctgttcttcctcacttcatctgacctgacctctaacccaaagtgctcactcctccccaactcacggctgtcATGTTGTCTCGTACCAGACGGTGTCTTTCCTCCTCCCATAggatccctgatggctaacaataacatattGACATGATGTAAACATTATaaattaccctctctccctcagtgaaagGAATAAATATATTTCATGATTTCATAAGTCAGGAAATCAGAACCCAACAATGGCATTTGAAATGAAACCTTCCCATTATGTAGATTGTGTTTCAGAAAGGGTTTCAAATCCCATGTCTGATTCAATTTCGGGTATTAGCTTGAGTTTAAATGGAATGAGGCACTAAATCCCTAAATGTCTAAACTGTTGAGGGGCACAGCAGTACCTCTGTCTAAGACCCTTCCTTCAACAAAACCCCCTCCTCCCCAAACTCATCCAACCCATTGTTATAAAACCCTTCTGCCGGTCATTATGCAGATCTATGCCAATATATTTATTTCCCTTAATCCTGTAACTCACCGAACGAACCAATCAGCAGGGAGAGATCAGAAATTAGCAAACATCTTTGTGGATTAGCATGCAAATGTATGCGCGGTAGTTAGTCCCTGGATGACCATCGCCTCCTGACTAGCGCTGATGGAGATGATGATGGCAATGAGAGCTGGCACAGATGTATCGAACAGACAGGGTCACCATGCCAACGGAATTATGTTCACACGACAGGAGAGCTCACACAAATGTAGGTGTGCACATACACTCAagttgagacacacacacacacacacatgcaggtacGCATacacacggacgcacacacacacacacacacacaaaaacacacacacgctttgCTTTTACCATGAGCCCAATAGAACCTCTCCCAACTCAAGGCCCTAATCATGACATAATGACCCACTGTTCTCCTCCCCCTGCAGACACACAGTTTCTCATCAGTGTGTGGCTATACAGTTCAACTGTTCAGTGATCTTGACGCTGACCTCTTGACTCTGACAGTTTCCTGTGGCAGGTCAGCAGTAGGTAATCTCTCAGCAGGCCTAATGGCCAGAGATGAGGTGTGTGATTGAGATGGCAGATGCCCGATCTTTGCAGAGATTGGTCTTATCCTTTATACTGGTTTATAATCATTGGAGCCACGGTCCATAGAGTTGGAAAGCCAAGAGCAATATCGCAAATCACTCCCATAAAACTTAACTAGGATATTACAGCAAtgtggcggcaggtagtctagtggttaagagcgttgggccagtaaacgaaagATCGCTGGTTCGAAATCCCTGAGACGATTAGTTGAAGTCTtttaatgtgcccttgagcaaggcacttaaccctaattgcttctgtaagtcACTCTGCATAAGAGCATCtgataaattactcaaatgtaaatggtTATCACTGCACTTTTAGAAGACAAGGTCTTTGGTAGGCTTAAAGAGATCATAGTAAACCATAAACAAACAGTAAACAATGCACTAAGTACATTGATTTTGATGTCTGTGAGAAGTCCATATTAGATGACACTGTCCCACGAGACTGTTGGACTGAGTCAGTGAAGATCTGTGTTACACTGAGGGACAGTCCAAGTTCTGTCTGAGGTTGGGCTAAGAGGCAATATGGGTCAGTGGAGCTCTGGCacaagtgtctgtgtgtgtctgtgtgtaatggTGAACTGAGGCTGATTCATACACCAGCCCAATTGAATCACAGTGGGATGAATGCAAAGGGCTCTGCCCTCTGTTATAACACACTCCAACAAGTAGTTGGTTGTGTCtgccctccacatctctctctgggGTTTACCGACAAAGCCAtgtcctgctgtgtgtgtgtgtactgtaagcGTTTGCATTCTACacgtgtgtgcacatgtgtgcgtTGGATGGGATATGAAGTGGTTCTAATTTGAATGTTTGATCTACCTAACGTTGTCAATAGTTTACCTCTCTCTACTTTCCTTACTGACATGGCCTTAGAGCGCTAACATTTTTTAGAGTTACCCCCAAAGCTGGAGGACTGAGGACAATGGAGtgtaggagggaaagagagagagatggatggagatagacatggcagagaaagagagaacaagagagtagGAGGGACCGAGAGAGAAAATGAGTCAGAGCTCGTCCTGCCTGCCAGTATGGAAACAGATCAGGACGAGCCAGGTTGAATTaactgtgagcatgtgtgtgtgtgtgtgtgtgtgtgtgtgtatacagtcatagctgtgtttgtgttttagtgtgtgtgtgtgtgtgtgtgtgtgtgtgtgtgtgtgtgtgtgtcctgcagcTTGATTTAATTAAAAAGAGGTATTACCACTAGGAGTCCTATGTAGTCATGGCGATTTAACATTTTGGGTCGCATTATGACAAGCATACATACAAATAAACTGcatgcgcatgcacacacacacacacatacacacacacacacacacacacacacacacacacacacacacacacacacacacacacacacacacacacacacacacacacacacacacacacacacacacacacacacgcatgcacatacacacacacacacacacacacacacacacacacacacacacacacacacgcatgcacgcacacacacacacacacacacacacacgcacacacactccctctcctctAGGATTATGGCTATATTAAGACCCCCTCCACCAATAAGCAGAAGTAAGAGAGCACAGGGTCATTCAAGAGGTCAAGAGGTCAGACACAGGAGATGAAGATCTAGTGAGAGGGCTCAGatcagggaacacacacacacgtgcaaacacacagacccacacaaacACGGACACAGTAAGGTAGTCCAATGTATCTGATGAGCCATTCCGTGGCAGTAGAGTCTGGTTTGTTGAtttgtgttacacacacacacacacacacacacacacacacacacacacacacacacacacacacacacacacacacacacacacacacacacacacacacacacacacacagcagttaaATGGAATATGGGGCAGATGTACTACAGTTATTTCAAATTAGGGTTCATGGCATTGTTATCACACTATGGGGAGGACAgtatttggtaacactttacttgacatcTAGCGTCCAAACCTgttatgacacggtcataacctgtaataatatggtcataacactgtcatgatccatatatttacacctgctGTGACATTCActttatatacaaaagtatgtggacaccccttcaaattagtggattcggctatttcagccacacccgttgctgacaggtgtataaaatcgagcacacggccatgcaatctccatagacaaacatttgcagtagaatggccttaatgaagagctcagtgaccttcaacgtggcaccgtcgtaGGATGCCACTTTCCAACAagacagtttgtcaaatttctgccctgctagagctgccccggtcaattgtaagtactgtcattgtgaagtgaaaacgtctaggagcaacaacggctcagacgcgaagtggtaggccacacaagctctaggaacgggaccgccgagtgctgaagcgcgtagcacgtaaaaattgtctgtcctcggttgcaacactcactaccaagttccaaattgcttctggaagcaatgtcagcgcAAGAACTGTCCGTTGGGAGCTTCTTGAAATGGGTTTCaatgccgagcagccgcacacaagcataagatcaccatgcgcaatgccaagcgtcagctggagtggtgtaaagctcgccgctattggactctggagcagtggaaacgcgttcacaaagcaaggtccatacagaaatggttagtCGAGGCCTCCCGAGTGCCGCAGCGGTCTTAGGCACTGCACCagagtgcttgaggtgtcactgcAGACCCAGGTTCAATCCCAGGttgtgtcacaaccggctgtgactgggagtcccatagggcggcgcacaattccccgggttagggaagggtttggctgggggggctTTCTTGGCACATCATGCTCCAGTGACTCCTTCTGGTGGGCAGGCAGATTTTGGTTGTCAGTTGAACTGTGTTTCcactgacacattggtgcagctggcttacAGGTTAACCGGCAGGTGTTAAGAAGTACGTTTTGGcgagtcatgtttcggaggacgcatgactcgaactttgcctctcccgagtccgttggggagttgcagcgatgagacaagatcgaaaatgggggtaacatatatatatatttttaaatagcaattggtttgtcaagattgatgtggaagaacttgaatggcctgcacagagccttgacctcaaccccatcgaacacctttgggatgaattgtaacaccgactgcaagccaggtctaatcgcccaacatcagtgcccgacttcactaatgcttttgtagctgaatggaagtccccactgttccaacatctagtggaaagccttcccagaagagtggaggctgttaaagcagcaaagggggatcaactccatattaatgcccatgatttaggaatgagatgttcgacgagcaggtgtccacatacttttggtaatgtagtgtatattatGACACCTGCTAatgagtgtcaaaacccacatttattcaaatgtatttttttcctgCGAAGAAGTTTCCTTTTGTTTGAAAGTTGGTTTCTTAAAtctattgttgttgttgtagtaatGATTTCTTGACAGTCATGTTTTTTTCATCGTATCTTAAAGaacttgtagaaaatacactttatgacaccgTCAAGAGAAATTATGACCATCCTgcgtcactttacttggactaaagaAATACACTTTtggacactgtcatgaagcattatgaccatcctgcgtcactttacttggactaaagaAATGCACTTtttgacactgtcatgaagcTTAATGACCATCCTGCGTCACTTTACTTGGACGAAAGAAATGCACTTTTTGACACtttcatgaagcattatgaccatcctgcgtcactttacttggactaaagaAATGCACTTtttgacactgtcatgaagcattatgaccatcctgcgtcactttacttggactaaagaAATAGACTTtttgacactgtcatgaagcattatgaccatcctgcgtcactttacttggactaaagaAATGCACTTtttgacactgtcatgaagcattatgaccatcctgcgtcactttacttggactaaagaaatacactttttgacactgtcatgaagcattatgaccatcctgcgtcactttacttggactaaagaAATGCACTTtttgacactgtcatgaagcattatgaccatcctgcgtcactttacttggactaaagaAATAGACTTtttgacactgtcatgaagcattatgaccatcctgcgtcactttacttggactaaagaAATGCACTTtttgacactgtcatgaagcattatgaccatcctgcgTCACTTTACTTGGTCTAAGCATTATAACCAGCAGAATCATGTtgccagataggcctatcacgtacatgcccttatgtcagtcatcagttaaaaagagggtgtcttgtcctgctcctgaaatctgctcctgcattcatcccagtcatcagcgaCAGAGCATTGGtgtaggtgcatgtctgacatcaatgtgtgcgcaattacaatgataatttaatATGGCCAATTTCTGAAAATATTATAAAACATAAAAATACTGTTGACAAGTCGGTTATGGTGTAATGGAGTGAggtttgacactcttatgtaggtgtcataaccagccataaaataacgcaatatatgtcacaacaggtctaaatatatttgtcatgacagtgttatgaccatattatgacaggctataacaagttatgtcagctgttatgacatggttatgttATGACGCTAGGTGTCAAGTAAAGCGTTACCCAGCAGGGTAATGGGTTTTGTATTGCCAGAGGAGGCATATGGGTGATAGTTTGACTGATTTGTTTCCTCTACCGATAACATTTTCCCGATCATGGTGCCACCCACCTAATGACTTCCCACATCTTCATTTGTCTATTAAATGAGTTTCAATTGATTATTTTAGTATCGATTCGGGGGCCGCCTAAGATGGGGCTCTAGTTGTtaaactaggggaaacactgctcaATGTGGTGACAGTCATGCTGGGCTCTGATTAATGTTGCTGATCCTCCCCTCCATTTACCCTCCATTACCCTTTCATTATCCCTCGTTCTCCTTCCCTTTGTACAGTACCCCCCACTAACCTGCCCCCAACCCCCTTTCCTTCCTATCCCCCATCTACCCTTATCCTCCGTCAACCTCACCCCACAACACTGTGGGGGGGCCTCCCAGTAGGGGGGCGTCCCATCTATGCCCCCCTCTACCGTCCAACCCACTCTGTGCCCCCCTCCTCTTGGCCAGGTTAGGGTATCTATCCCGGGGGAGTTTGGCAGTCGAGCAGCCTTTACAAGCCTAATCAAATTAATATTGAGGGGATTTGTGAGCTCTTTGTAATGTGGCTCAGGCACGGGTAATTCCATTGTGTCGCTGGGTTAGAGGGCTGTATTTGGTGGCGATTGGAGGTTGTGGTAAACCTTAATTGAGTTAAAGATGGGGTAGGGAGGAAGGCTCTGTGGTTACACTGGGTAACTGGTTAGGGTAAAGCTGTGGGAGTAGTGAGTGTTTAAACgaggagctcagagagagagagagaaccaagcATAGCAAGAGACAAGCCTTTTAAGGTAAAACAAACAAAGAGCCATGGTGAATGTTTCTACTGGGTTTATTTCAGTTGGATTGTTTCGGTTTGATTTTAACACTTGAGAAAACTTGCAACCAAAATCTTCAAGTCAAATTGTAGGGTTTTTAGGACACTGCTGTTTTAGGACACCATTTAAATGATGTCAAAACCGAAGTCAGTCAGCTAAATGGAAACAAGATTACACTCTGCTGGAGGCAGCTGGCAAAGAGCAGGAGAGcggatgggtagagagagacataaggatagtgggaggaggagaagaatcaGTGATAaattggagagatggagaaactcAAGGAGCAGAGTgatagaggagggagtaggaggaCATTGAGAAtgagaaataaagaaataaagagTGATTACTAAGCGAGAGAGAGTCTCAtgagagctctgtgtgtgtgtgtgtgtgtgtgtgtgtgtgtgtgtgtgtgtgtgtgtgtgtgtgtgcgtgcgtgcgtgcgtgcgtgcgtgcgtgcgtgcgtgcggtggAATTACATATCAGTGCTGCATCTGCTTCTTGTGTGACTCAGCTGGATCGCCATGGCAACCAACCATCCTCCTTACCCTCTCCTTaaatgtactctctctctctctctctctttcctatatAAACTACCTCTTTGTACCAACATACAGTACCCTGGCACGGAGGGTACCCTGGTACCCTGGCATGGAGCCAACGCCCCACGTTCGGCTCAGACAGAAAGGGGGCAGGATGCAGGAAGTGGTGCTGAAAGGAACCGAGCCCCCCATCACCCGCTTACTGGGCTGAATTGAAACTGTGAATCTGAAAGGCCATACTCACACCTTCATTTATTCTACACATTTACATTCATCTGTGTGAGTCTGTAGGTCACTTGGCCTGTGTTTGGGGAACAGGGGAAGGGAGAGGTGCATTTATGTTGCTCTTCACACTCAAATTCTTCCAAGTGAATGTGTGTCCGTCCGTAAGTGGTGATTTCCCGCTAAAATCTACATACAGACattcaacctggaaccaaaaagggttcttcaaagggttctcctgtgggaacaaccaaataacccttttaggttctagatacagTAGCAGCAGGAATATACATAGTATCTG
It encodes:
- the cspg5a gene encoding chondroitin sulfate proteoglycan 5 isoform X8; translation: MNGREARFCRGCWRLLLLSSILLLHLIPLFVHGNTVGANVTELDTPANVTSLSSKVEEAAKVNDVLTKVTGISSSVSPVVAVTQRPGHMPLSEEEQGSGMLGEGVLPAEEEVVAPPRISPDSAETELLLPSNPRGTEEEEDEEEHTNPPWLNARDNVFDLDRHFQEEVANLATTTAPPPAAANPSRPDVLTVDFFDPASRGRGLDLAPPSPSSLAHELQGGDPTSWAMPDNYDYLTPYEDGASPTPDEYSYSTTTDTLDGDDDLRLTAGPPSRSRPRAPPGSGFFTPDKRLPSGDAAAAPEGPAAAPPALPVDGSDGAGGCRQGYVKQNGTCRSPCDTLPSYCFNGGQCYLLDSMGVFCRCNVQDYIWHKGSRCESVVTEFQVLCLTIGASALMVLLLFMIIVCFAKKLHVLKTENSKLRKRSSKYRPPSEQHNDNFSLSTIAEGSHPNDDPNAQNKLEDPVKAPVPKEDDSLNIHNSLTPKHENHKVLGEENSSEVNSLQNNMM
- the cspg5a gene encoding chondroitin sulfate proteoglycan 5 isoform X6, with protein sequence MNGREARFCRGCWRLLLLSSILLLHLIPLFVHGNTVGANVTELDTPANVTSLSSKVEEAAKVNDVLTKVTGISSSVSPVVAVTQRPGHMPLSEEEQGSGMLGEGVLPAEEEVVAPPRISPDSAETELLLPSNPRGTEEEEDEEEHTNPPWLNARDNVFDLDRHFQEEVANLATTTAPPPAAANPSRPDVLTVDFFDPASRGRGLDLAPPSPSSLAHELQGGDPTSWAMPDNYDYLTPYEDGASPTPDEYSYSTTTDTLDGDDDLRLTAGPPSRSRPRAPPGSGFFTPDKRLPSGDAAAAPEGPAAAPPALPVDGSDGAGGCRQGYVKQNGTCRSPCDTLPSYCFNGGQCYLLDSMGVFCRCNVQDYIWHKGSRCESVVTEFQVLCLTIGASALMVLLLFMIIVCFAKKLHVLKTENSKLRKRSKYRPPSEQHNDNFSLSTIAEGSHPNKTMSRYTWECKTKEEPDSEDDPNAQNKLEDPVKAPVPKEDDSLNIHNSLTPKHENHKVLGEENSSEVNSLQNNMM
- the cspg5a gene encoding chondroitin sulfate proteoglycan 5 isoform X10, producing the protein MNGREARFCRGCWRLLLLSSILLLHLIPLFVHGNTVGANVTELDTPANVTSLSSKVEEAAKVNDVLTKVTGISSSVSPVVAVTQRPGHMPLSEEEQGSGMLGEGVLPAEEEVVAPPRISPDSAETELLLPSNPRGTEEEEDEEEHTNPPWLNARDNVFDLDRHFQEEVANLATTTAPPPAAANPSRPDVLTVDFFDPASRGRGLDLAPPSPSSLAHELQGGDPTSWAMPDNYDYLTPYEDGASPTPDEYSYSTTTDTLDGDDDLRLTAGPPSRSRPRAPPGSGFFTPDKRLPSGDAAAAPEGPAAAPPALPVDGSDGAGGCRQGYVKQNGTCRSPCDTLPSYCFNGGQCYLLDSMGVFCRCNVQDYIWHKGSRCESVVTEFQVLCLTIGASALMVLLLFMIIVCFAKKLHVLKTENSKLRKRSSKYRPPSEQHNDNFSLSTIAEGSHPNKTMSRYTWECKTKEEPDSEFHADGRKDGPYPVTMEVTYPHVLPEVTI